The DNA window AAGTGCACAACTATAGGAAAGTATATAgtcagtgaattaaaaaaaaatgtccatccGTGTGACAGTGACCCAGTTGAAGATCTAGAACGTTTCCACTACCCTAAGAGGCTCCCTCTCATCAccgcccacctccacccccagagACGATTGCTATTCTAGCTTCTCTTGCCCTAAATCAGTTTGCCTGTTCTGGACCTTCATGTCGAGGAGCCCCATAGTCTGCcttcctttgtgtctggcttctttccttgGGCCCATGAAGGTCATTGACTTGTGACCATTGGGCCCAGGAGTTCTTTCTCATGGCTGTGTGTTTCCTGTTACGTGAATACACCTTGGTCTGCCCTCCACTCGCCCGCTGATGGACACCGAGTTGGTTCCAGCCGTCGGCTGCTGTGAATACAGTTGCTGTGGACGATCTTGGATGTGTCTTTTGACTGCCCATCCTCCTTCCTCTAACTAATGGCCTCACCCTGTAATTACAGAGAAATCTGGAGTAACCGGAGTATGTGTCATCTTCCCCAAACCCCCAAGACCTGCGCCCATATCATCTGCCTTTTCTTCTGCTAAAATGCAAAAAGTGCCCCCGTCCTGATGTTTAAAAGGCCAGCCTCTGCGTGTGGGTCCTAGACCCCCTCTCTTTTGTGAGCACTTTGCTCCTCAAATTCCTCACCTCCTATAGTGTCACGGACCCCTTCTCTACTAGGTTATTCCAAATGGCGTAGAAACCACTGTAATAGCTCCTGTTGAcgaaacaaacaacccccccccccatgtcttcTCTGGATAACTCCCTGTAGAGCGAATCGTCTACCACGGCCGTCAGTGCTTCTTCACTTGCCAGTCCCTCTTCGGTTCTTTCCACCGGACTATCTCTCTGTTTAGCACGCCCCTAAGGTAGCACTTAGCCAAGCTACTGAAAGACCTTCCACATCTTGACAAAGCTAAAGGTCGATTTTCTGGTCAAAACTTACTAGGCTTCTCTGCAGGGAGCGACCTCTCTCTGATCTTCACCCAGCACCCgtctttcttctccctcattgGGCCCTCCTTTCTTGGTCCCTGTGTGTGCGCTCCTCATCCAGTCCCGTATCCCTCATCCTTAATCTCCCCAGGTGACCTCCTCGGACCCCAGGCTTCCAACACTTTCTATTGGTGGATGTTTCCTAAGCCCATACCCTCAGCTTAGGCCTCCCACTCAGCTTCAGACTCATAGAGCCTCTTGAACACTTGGCCTCTCTACCTGGGTGTCCAGTTGGCACATTGAACTTGACGTGCCCTGAAAGGCTCCAGTGGATGACCCTATCCAACTGTTCGAGCCAAAAATCTAGGTGTCATCCTCAATCCTTTCCACCCCACATCCGATCCACCAGGAAATCTGGTTGCCTTTGTCTAAAAGACCCCAGGTCTGACCGTTTCTCACCATCTCTGCTGTCGTGCCCTGGCATAAGCTACCGTGCTCTCATCAGAAGCTTCCGGCTCGTCTCTCTTGTGGtccgtccctccttccctgggcagccAGCATGATCATTCTAAAGTATAAATCTGATTATGTTACTTCTCTCCTTAAgattcttcccccttctctgttcAAGTTtaagagaaacaacaaaagagCAAAAGGGATGCCCCACTATTTCACACATCAGTTGGCCTACTGCCTAGCACGGCTCAGGCCATGTTCTCCCGAGGGAGAAGGGCTGGTCTGTCCAGCCCCTGCAGGAAGGGCCTGTCCTACCCCACATCACATCTGCACCAAATCTAAAGTCTTGTGTTTTAAGCATGACAATAGGACAAAAGAAGTTTTGTTTTCATGGCCACCCACTGCAGCCCGGCCCTAAAATGACCCAGCACTCACCTCTGCTTAGAGAACTATTCTTTGCTCTTCTGGACAACAGGCTTGGGGGTATCGCTGCCTGGCTCCCCCCCACCCGACCTCCCCCCCCAGGCTTGTCAGTAAACCGGAAGCCCTGAGCTAGTCTCGGAGTCTCATCCACAGAGTGGCCGACAGGGAGGTCATTCCCATGATCTGCCCAAGGATTCTTCATCATCAATGATAAAGAGGCCCCTGAATGAGATGCCTTCATCAGCCTTGAAGACTCCATTGTCCTGAGCGATGGTCTGCTAGGGGTGTGACACCCGGGTAATGTTAGCGGGTCCCAGTCCTGGTATGTGGATCCGTGCCAGGTGACAGAAACGAGAGTCTACTGAAACACCCATCACTCACAGTCGAGTTTCTTACATTCTCCTGTCCTGTCACTGGAAGCAAAGATCTCCATGGGGGATGCAAAGGTGAACTCAAGAGGGTAGAAGAAGAACACagcatattttccttattttcctttaaagtcagAGAGGCTGAGACCCTTGAACTGATCATCTGGCATAATGGCTGTGGCTTTGAACTTGGGGGCAGGGTGCCCAGTTTTGGCATTTCCTGAAGAGATCTTGCTATCTGCAACTAACCACTCTCGAGCGCCAGAGCCCGCCCCATCACCTCCCCCTGTCATGGCACCCTAAGTTGAGTTGGGCAGGTCCCTGGTGAGGGGATGAGGCAGAGGTGACAACCAGGGTGTGGGAGAGCTTCTCACCAGCTCTGAGAACAGAACACGCCAAAAACCAGTCAGGAAGAAGATGatccttaaaatcttttttgtttttaaatgtttatttttgagagagagcaagagagggtgtgtgcatgagcaggggagggacacaaagtgagagagagagagagagagagggagtgagagagagggagagagagagagagagagagagagagagagagagagagagagacaaaggatctgaagcaggctctgccctgacagcagagagtctaatgtagggcttaaactcacctgagctgaagtcagatgcttaactgactgagccacccagtcaccccaataTTTTTGATTGACTTTTCCACCACACATAGAATAAGCCTCAAAGTCTATACTGTGGCCCATGAGGTCTGGTGTGGCCTGGCCTCTGcttgcctctctgcccctcatctttcttccctctcctcctgggtTCCTAGATTTCAGCCCCACTGGCCTCCCTGCACCCCTGGAGCATGCCACGCTCTTCCTCCCGGGGGCCCCTGTCCTTGCTCTTCCTTCCTGGATCTCAGCACAGCTGCCTCGCCCCCATCATTCCAGGCTCCACTCGACGCCCACTCCCTGGGGTGGCCCTGCCCTTCCCGAGCCTCCCCTGGTCATCATCTCCTGTAATATTTCACCTGATCTAATCCAGAGCATTTTCACTACCTGGAAGTACCTGATTTTGTGTCTTTGCTCATTACTGGGGTGAGTCTTCTCACTAGAATGTGAGCCACTTGAGGGCAGGTGCTCTGTCCAGTTCCAGCCACTCTCTCCAGCACCTTGGACAAGGCCCGACCCACAGTTGCAGGGTTGACTGACTGCTCGGTGGATGTGCCTGGTGGACAcgaggcaggggagggcagggcagagatcCTGGGGACAGGTGTGTGTCACGGATCATTGGGTGGGTGATGTTCCTTAATGGGAAAAGTTGCTTCCACACGCATCTTCTCATGAGAGCTACACAGGAATCTTGCCAGACAGGTCAGGACTGACCTTGTGCTACTTAGAAGATGGTAGAAACTAAAGTTGTAAGGAAGCATGGGGGCACAACTCTAGTGATGGTGACAGCTGACACTTGCTGGGCACTCTTCCGATGCCAGCCACTGGAGAAGGCATGTTACGTGGTCAGGTCAGAATCCTTAATCCTTGCAGCCCCCTGCGGTACAGTAGGCACAGGGAGGGCTGTTACCATCTGTTCTACAAGGAATTGGGGACTCTGAGAAGTTACGCaccttgcccaagttcacacagcagaAAGAGGTagaggtgggacttgaactctggCTGTCTGACTCTCAACTCTGGGCCTTTGACCATGATGCTATACTGcccaggctccctactgtcagcacagagcccgatgcagggtttgatcccgtgcaccatgagatcatgacctgagccaaaattaagagtcagacgctcaactgactgagctgcccaggtgccccacttcattaatattttctttaatagactaactttaaaaacagaaataatgctTTGAAAGGGGTTTTAAATTACGATGTGTGCTTGGGTATCGATTTTGGTGTGTATTTGGGGACTCCCACTGTGATGCCTCAGCGAGATTAAGTGACAGGTTGGGAGCACTCAGTGATAGAGCCAGAATGTCACACCGCCAGCCAGGGCCCTGTTGTACCACCCACCAGAGAGGTACCCAGAGTGTGAAGTTAAGGAAGCCTCACTCTTAGGGACTGACTCTACTTGCCTGGCCCCGAGAGTTGGAACCTCCTCAAGTTCTGTGGTGTAAGCGCCCTGCTCGCCTGACCCCAGGCTCATGAAACTTACCTTATTTACCGCAATGGCTCCTCAAACACCTCCCGCCCTATTGGGAGCCAGTCTGAACTCCCCTGGTTTTCTGAAATCTCAGGATTCTACTCAGGGCAGGCGGGTTTAGTCCTCTTTGGAAAGCCAAGCAGCGCAGGACCTGGAATCTGATCAGCCCCATTGCTTGTTGCTGTCACACAGTGTCACAAGTGGAAGGCAGTTCCTGCCCAGCCTACCAGGCTGTGGCCCCTGCCGGGAAGAGCCCTGGAGATCCGATCCCAGCAGGGCCACAGAGGCTCTATGAGGGAGAGTGGGTCTCTCTGGGGTCCACCGCTTTGCTGTGCAcccacttttgtttttgtttatttacttttgagagacaaagagaggcagagcatgaatgggggaggggcagagagagagggagacacagaacctgaagcaggctccaggctctgagctgtcagcacggagcccgatgtggggctcgaactcttggaccacgagatcatgacctgagccaaagttggacgcttaactgactgactgagccacccaggcagccaccAGACCCACTTTTTCGGCCATCATGTTCAAAGCATGCTCGCATTGTGTAGGTTAGCCGCCTTGGGGGAGATggccagtctctgtgctgacatcagcctcccctccccaccgtcCTGGTCCTAGACTCCCTTTCTTTGAGGtagctctttaaaattttttaatgtttatttatttatgagagagaaagagacagaacacgagtgagaaagggacagagagagagggagacagaatctgaagcagattccaggctctgagctgtcagcacagaggccaacgtggggctcgaacccacggactgcgagatcatgacctgagccgaagttggacacttaactgactgagccactgagaggtgcctctattttttttaatcgaAGTATGGTTGACACACGATGTTACATTAGCTGCAGGTGCGCAGTGAAGGGACAAGTCTGCGCTGCTGTGCTCACCGCAAGTGTAGAAGCCATCGCCCATACAAGTCTACTATGATATCACTAATTCCACtctctgtgctgtgccttttgtCCCCATGACCTACCCCGTAACTGGAGGCTTGTACCTCTCACTCCcgttcccccttcccctctgaccACCACTGTTTCATTCTCTGTCTTATGGGTCTGTTTCcgcttttggtttatttctttagtcatttgttttgtcttttagattccacatataagtgaaattacacGGTCCTCATCTTTTCCTGTCTGACTCCTTCCACTTCGCATGATACCCTCAagctccacccatgttgttgcaaacagcaagatttcattcttttcttttcttttcttttttttttttttttgtggctgaggaatattccacAGGCAGTTTACTTCCCGGAGGCCTGGTTGTCCCTTCTGGTCCCTCAGCCTCGGCCAGGGCCATGCCAGTGCGCCCACTGGGCTTCCTGGACAACGCGCCCCGGAGCGCTGCTCCCAGAAGCCTGGGGACTACAGGTTCACCTTTCCTGCAGTAATCAGCTATGTATTTGTCCCGGCAGTGTGTCCTCTGAACTCACAGAAGGGTCATACTCCATTCCCCTAGAGAGATGGGTGCGCTAGCGACCCATGTTTGCAAAGCCAAGAGGGCCACTGAGGAACGGCAGGGTGTAGAAGGTCAGCTTCTCTGggtcaaaaaaaaatcacaacaaatcCTGAAACTTGCCTACTCCCCACTTCAGATAAGGAAACCAGGGCCCAGAGACCACAGGGGCCTTCtccaaagccacacagcaggTGTCTGGCCCTGCTTCCTGTTCCTCTCTACTTCTGGTCGTGCTCTTGTGGGTGGAGCCCAGGGCCCGTGGCCAGACCGATGGGCCTGCCCAGGACCGATGCCTCTGTCTGCTCTTTGCGAATCCTCAGGTGAAGTTGCGGGAGCTGGTGCGGCCAGCATCATGTCCACCCTGGCCGAGAAGGCCGTGGTGAAGAAGGAACTGCTGGACGATGTGGTCGGGAGAGACCGGTACCGGGTCAACAACAAACACGATGACAAGTACTCGCCGCTGCCTCCCAGCAAAATCGTCCAGCGGGCGGAGGAGCTGGTGGGGCAGGAGCTGCCCTATTCGCTGCCCTGTGAGAACTGCGAGCACTTCGTGAACGAGCTGCGCTACGGGGTCGCCCGCAGTGACCAGGTGCGTCCTCGGCCCGTGTCCCCGTCCCCAGGGGCCGGCTGTTCCCTCAGCTGACAGTGGCTGGGCGTCAggcacaaagaagagaaaacattagAGGCGGCAATCCCTGGCCTCACGACGTCACACTCGGGGTGGGGACGAGGGCGGGGAGGCGGCACCGCAGACCAGTGCGGGGTGTGCGCTGTGGCCCCGGATGTGAGCCGCAGCCTCGGTGGAATCCTGTGTTTTGAATAACACtgttcttctcctcctcctcctcctcctcctcctcctcctcctccttctttaagtttatttatttattttgagagaggggaacgcgagtgagggaggggcagggagcttgagagggagaatcccaagcaggctccatgctgactgtccagagcctgacgcggggcttgaactcaggaatagtgagatcgtgacctgagccgaagtggtgtgcacaaccgactgggccacccaggcgcccccaacactGTTCTTTTATCCACTTAGAACTTGGGTaggagtgggaaaaaaaatcacataggaattttctttttcccagaaaTAATTCTGGGGCTTCACGCAGAGGAGCTGTGTCGCCTAAGCAGCTGATTTTCTAGCGTCTAATAGAATTTCAATTTGTCcacttaaaaaaaccaacaaggcAGATTTCTTTGCACTTCTGATGTGGGAcagttgttttctgtttcatgcTATTCGGCTTGAAGACCTCTGTCTCACGCTGTGTGGCCCTTTTCGTGATCAGAGCTCCTGTCGTTGAGCGCGGAGCCTGGGCTCACCCAGCAGCCCCGCGGCTGGGAAATCCCGGTGGTGCCCTAGTGCTGACTCTTTCCCCGGCTTGATCCCCGACTCGCCTACCCTGCCTAAAATGTGCACTATCAGCACTAACTAGAGACACTTTTCTTGCACGGGATGATACTCTTTGGTGCTGCACAGAGCATGCTCACAGTGAGGCCATTGTGGTTTTCCTTGATAAAGTACCTTTTGTCTGAAGCAGCTGCCTCAGCATTTACCCTCAGTCTATGAGGTTCTATGGAGAACTGGGGGATGTGCTGTGCCTCCTGCCTGAACGGCAAACTGTTTCTCCCACCCGGACAAATCCGTTGAGCAGGGAAAACGCTGGGGACAAGTGCAGGTTCGTGCAGGCTCCCTAACAGAAGCACAGCTGTCACAAAGCCATGCCTGAGCTGCTCTAGGTGGAAGGCTAAAACCTGCAGTCAAACGTCAGGGCATTAGCCTCATCCGGACTCTGGCATTATGCCTTCTGGCTGCTGGGAACGGCAGCTCTGGGCACCACACTCGTGATGTAAGTGACACAGGTGTATTTCCTGACACCACACGCAGCTGTGTTGGCCCAGTATATGGTCCCTGGAGCGCCAAgatctatatgtcttttttattttatgtttttatttattattgagacagaaacagagcatgggtggggagaggcagagagagaaggagacacagactcggaagcaggctccaggctctgaggtgtcagcacagagcctgatatggggctcaaacccacgaactgtgagatcatgacctgagctgaagttggatgcttaaccaactgagccagccacccatgcaccccaagatCTATATATCTTTAACCATCGAAGACCTCCAAGTTCTTCTCTACAGGGGTTATGTGGGGTTCTGGGAGCCACAGGACACAATCCAGGCTGCCTCTGGGTGTAGGTAGCAAGGGCAGTGTTGACTGTATATAGTTTTGGGTATCAGGTTCATATTTTCATCCTCTTTATGCCTGAGATTTTTGGTACGTTGTCGTCACTGGACATCTTGATGTAAAAATGGGGATTAGGAATCTGTGTCTTTGCCGTCCTCGGTTCTGCTTAAACACCTGGCTTGGTTCGTGGGTGAGATTTCTCGGTCCCCGTGCGTGATACGCTTTCATGCCTTCATTGGGAAAAAGTACAGTTTTGTGGATTTGGGGCATTGTGCCTTCATTGGGGACAATGGCTGTGAGCTGAAGCGGGCGTTGGCTCTCCCTTCACTTTGTCTCTGGAGCCGGTGCCCCCAGAGCGCCTGGAGAGTGCTGGAAATAGAGAGGCTGAACTTTCTCTCGCGGTTTCTTGCTGACTTGAATTGTTGCCACTGAGTTTTGTTACCTTCAGTATTGCTGCTGCACCTGACAAAACATGAAGGGCGGAACGGCAGCTGTGAGGACACTGTGGCTCCGAGGCTGGGAAAGAAGCTGGGCAAGGGCCATTGGATACCCCGGCTTTGCAGCCAGAGTGTACATTAGGGCAACTGACTTTTGTATTGGggatggtttttttaatgtttatttattttgagagagagagagagcagggaaagagagaatcccaagcaggctctgcactgacagtgcggggttccaacccaggaaccatgagatcatgatctgagcaggaACCAAGAGATGGatgttcaaccaaatgagcccccaggcgccccctgggggTGTTTGCTCAGCCTCCTCACCACTCACTAATAGAGGTTTTTGATTGACACCGAAACTGAGGCTCTTGGTGCCTTTGGAGCTCTTGTGGCTACTATTTTTCACTCGGCGGCAGACTGTCCGGTTCTCCAACTGTACAAGGAGAGTGCTGTGCGCAGCAAATGCACTTGAACCCTGAGATAGGAGAAGAGCCAGCAACCCAGATCTAATTCCTGAAAGCTCATTGGAGGCAGACACAGTCCTGATGTCTGGAACACCAATAGCAAAAGCTGAGTACACTCTTAGGCACTTGAGACAAACCAGGTTGAAGATCagaggtgaggggcgcctgggtggctcagtcggttaagcgtcaggtcatgatctcatggtttgtgggttcgagccccgcgtcaggctctgtgctgacagctagctccgagcctggagcctgtctttggattctgtgtctccctctctctctgaccttcccctgctcatgcttgtctccctctgtctctcgaaaataaataaaaaaacataaaaaaaaaaagatcagaggtAAGGGGATTGTTTCCAACAAAGTGATGGATCTGagttccgtgtgtgtgtgtgtgtgtgtgtgtgtgtgcacatgtgcgtatGCGTGAGCTCTCAGTGGCCCCATCACAAAGCCAGACTATCACAACAGCAATGCGTTGATCGAATGCTTTGGTTGGATCTGTGTCACACACAGTTGTCTGTGTGATGCGTCAGCGACGTTTTCCCATGGCTCTTGGCTCGCATGTCACGTGTGTCTTCCTGAAACGTCTGCAGCCTTTGCCCCACCTACGGGACGGCTTCCGCATCGGCTTCCTGCCTCCCAAGGCTTCTAGACATGGCGTTGGCATTTGAAGGGGGTGAGGAAAGGTTTGGGCCTCAGGTTTCCGGCTAACGATGCTTGCCTCTATTGCTTTGTCTTtcgttgttgctgttgttttctggAAGTCTtcgaaatttaatttttaatctttcaaagtAACTCATGCATACAATTTGGAAAGACAACCAGGGCTCAGGGTGCCCTGCCCCACACCTCTCTACGCCTCCCCCTCCCATCCGGCAGCCACTCTTCCTTGAGTTTGGCATTTACCTATTTctgaatttcttgttttatttatttatttttgagagagagagagagagagagagagagagagagagcatgagtcagggaggggcagagagagagggagacagaatctgaagcaggctccaggctccaagctgtcagcacagggctggatgtgggacttgaactcaccaaccacgagatcatgagctgagccacaagtcagacagttaacccactgagccacctgggagcccttatttctgaatttctaaaCAACATATATGTACTACCATATTTTTATTCGAAAAGACAGACATGCTCCTTTGACTTCTTGTATGCTCAGTGAACCTTTTAAGccatcatcccctcccctcccccattccctcaGTATAATTTCATAtcctatgtttttattaaattaatagtCAGTGTTTGTTTTATGCCCATGTAAATTTTACTTGCACCTGAGTGTTGTGATGTATTATGAATTTCCTTTGGGAAGGGAGgggtccctttttaaaaaaattatttacagacttttaaaaattaagtttatttattttgagagagagagatagagtgagtgggggaaggtcagagagagagggagagagagactcccaagcaggctctatgtcaCAGCGTGGAtcctgacgtgggtctcgaacttgggaactgtgagatcatgacctgagcaggcaccaggagttggacgcttaaccagctgagccacccaggtgccccagggtttcctttcttcttgaagATAACAACTATTTCCTTTCATTGCTTAGTTTTCCTCATACCTGTTGTCAGTTCTCCCCACACTGTCTGATTAGCTCTCAGTACAGTTTTCCAGAAGGGAAATTGTGCCAAGTACTCTATCAGTTCCAGGATGTTCTCTTTGGACACATCCATCCCTCAGAGGGCCATTCTGCCATCAGTCCTGTTTGGCTCTTGGCTGACCGCATGGTTTTACACCAGGACTTCTCTTTGCTATCTTTCCTGAGGTTCCCTTTGCTTTTGCTCTTGGATTGAATTCTGTGatctcttcatttcttatttctctgactttctcttAACTTAGGTCGATCACGTCCCTCAGAAGTTGCTTTAGGTTTGAAAGATAGTACGTGGAAACACGGGGATGCCAGGCTCTCGAGTCGCACTGTTCTCATGGGACAGGTTCCTGTATAAACTTCCtgtggctgttgtaacaaattaccacggATTCAGTAGCTGAAACCAACCCAGAGGTACTGCCTTTccgttctggaggtcagaagtccgaAAATggtttcactgggctaaaatcagggTGCCAGCAGGGCTGCGTTCTTTCCCGGAGATTCTAGGAAAGAATCTGTGTTCTTgccttttctggcttctagagCCTTCCCTCCTTGGCTTGAAGCCCATCCTCCATCTTCAGAATCAGCAATTGTTGGTTGAGCCTTTCTCACACTGTATGACACGGACTCTTCTGAGTCTCTCTTCCACCTTCTAAGGAACTTTGTGATTATACTTTGGAGCCCACATGGGTAATCCAGGATTATCTCCCCGTTTTAGGGTAAATTGATCAGTGAcctaattccatctgcaacttAGTTCTCCTTTGCCATGTAGCACAATATACTTCCAGGTCCCTGGAATCAGGACATAGACGTCTTCGGGGGGTCACATTTCTGCCCCCGGTTACTCTCTACAGCTGGCCCAAAGTTGGTGTCCTTGGGGTCTCCCCTCCCCATAATTCGGGAGAAATTCTCTCTTATCCAGATTTGTACCCGAGTGCCCCCTCTTCTGTAGCTCATGTCTTCTTTCGTGGTTTCCTCCCTCGTTCTGGTGGAAATTTCTTCAGCAGCTTCTTGAAAAAGGATATATGGAAGGTACATTTTTGAAAACCCTGtatatctgatttattttttattttacccttGCACTTGATTCGATAGTTTGGATACAGAACTCTAGGTTAGAAATTGTTTTACTGTGGAATTTTGGAGGCAGTGTTCCATTGCTCTTCTTGCTTCCAGCATTGCTTTGGAGACATCTGGAGTTATCCCAGTTCCTGATCTTTCctctgtttcctgtttttctcccCTGTTGTAGCATTTGTAGTATCTTTTCTTTACCCAGTTttcgtaaaaaaaattttttttaatattgagagagagagagagatcacagggaagaggggcagagggagacggagagagaattctaagcaggctccatgctcaggatgGAGCCCGAGGTAGAGCTTGACGCCatgaccttggaatcatgacctgagctgaaatcaagagtcagacgctcaattgactgagccacccaggcacttctcttTACccaattttgtaaaatttcacaGTAATATGCATTGGTGTGGATCTATGTTTATCCATCAAGCTGGCTCTCAGAACACCATTTCCATCTGAAAACATGCATCTCTAAGTCCTACTtaattttcatgaattatttcattCTTGATCCTCCTCTGTGTTTCCTGTATTGTCTCTTCCTGGAACGTCTGTTATTCAGATATTGGCCTCCCCAGATTATTCCCTATTGTTTTCtttggcttctgttttctttctcttcatcgttttgccttttttttttcccctgagaaacTCCCTCAACTTTATCTTTTCAAACGTTCTATTGAGTCTGTCATTTCCATTGTGCTTTCGAagaattgtttttattctctcattattctattattttttataccaTTGTGTCTTATTTATTGTATGCAATATGTCCTCTGATTCTCTAGTGATAATTTTTAGaaagatgttttctttccttgataTGGTTtctgggcgcctaggtggctcatttgggtaagcgtccgactcttgatttcaacttgggtcatgatctcgtggtttgtgggttcgagccttacatcaggctccatgctgacagtgaggagcctgcctggtattctctctttccttctctttctctgtccttcccctgccctctttctcttaaagtaaataaacttaacaaaataaacctaattatttaaaaaattaggtatggtttctgttttcctagattgttttttgttggttttgctgGCTCCTGTTTCAGAGTCTTCTTCAGATGTCTGGCATTTTGGTCATGACTCAGGGTGGGGGGTTTCCTGCTGAATGGAAAGCCTGAGTGAACTGAGAAGGGACAGTGGCTTCCTGA is part of the Suricata suricatta isolate VVHF042 chromosome 11, meerkat_22Aug2017_6uvM2_HiC, whole genome shotgun sequence genome and encodes:
- the LOC115306462 gene encoding phospholipase A and acyltransferase 3-like translates to MRASIPEPKVGDLIEIFRPFYRHWAIYVGDGYVVHLAPPSEVAGAGAASIMSTLAEKAVVKKELLDDVVGRDRYRVNNKHDDKYSPLPPSKIVQRAEELVGQELPYSLPCENCEHFVNELRYGVARSDQVRDAFMMAGVTGLGMAALGLIGVMFSRNKRQKQ